A single genomic interval of Zingiber officinale cultivar Zhangliang chromosome 4A, Zo_v1.1, whole genome shotgun sequence harbors:
- the LOC121969657 gene encoding peroxidase 5-like, with amino-acid sequence MASVRRVMLLAFATALWISGTQRAEAQLKLGYYAHSCPRAEAIVKDEVEKALADDEGVGADLLRMHFHDCFVRGCDASLLLDSTNASKAEKDAQINLTLEGFDVIDTVKEKLEAACKGVVSCADLLTFAARDAIVHYGGIHYKVPSGRRDGRISIASDTDVLPSPDFKLAKLTDLFISKGLSQTDMVILSGAHTVGIAHCDAFSKRLDSGDPTLDSKYARVLRRQCPPKSNNTVPMDPKTPNKFDNRYYRLVLSNRGLFTSDVSLTSTPGTATLVESLARNFKSFQLKFAEAIVKMGSIGVLTGNDGEVRSNCRVVN; translated from the exons ATGGCGTCTGTGAGAAGAGTCATGTTGTTGGCCTTCGCCACGGCTCTGTGGATCAGTGGCACGCAGAGAGCAGAGGCCCAGCTCAAGCTCGGGTACTACGCCCACAGTTGCCCTCGGGCCGAGGCCATCGTGAAGGACGAGGTCGAGAAGGCCCTCGCGGACGACGAAGGCGTCGGCGCTGACCTTCTCAGAATGCATTTCCACGATTGCTTCGTCAGA GGCTGCGATGCTTCGCTGCTCTTGGATTCCACCAACGCAAGCAAAGCCGAAAAGGACGCGCAGATCAACCTCACGCTCGAAGGGTTCGACGTCATCGACACCGTCAAGGAGAAACTGGAAGCCGCCTGCAAGGGCGTAGTCTCCTGCGCCGACCTCCTCACGTTTGCTGCCAGAGACGCCATTGTTCAC TACGGAGGAATCCACTACAAGGTGCCGTCTGGGAGAAGAGATGGCCGGATCTCCATTGCGTCGGACACCGACGTGCTCCCTTCGCCGGACTTCAAGCTCGCCAAGCTCACCGACCTGTTCATCTCCAAAGGCTTGAGCCAGACCGACATGGTCATTCTCTCGGGAGCCCACACCGTGGGGATTGCGCACTGCGACGCCTTCTCCAAGCGGCTGGATTCCGGCGACCCGACGTTGGACTCAAAGTACGCGAGGGTGCTGAGGAGGCAGTGCCCGCCGAAGAGCAACAACACGGTGCCGATGGACCCGAAGACGCCGAACAAGTTCGACAACCGCTACTACCGCCTCGTGCTCAGCAACCGCGGCCTCTTCACCTCCGACGTCTCGCTGACCTCCACGCCAGGCACAGCCACCCTGGTCGAGAGCCTCGCCAGGAACTTCAAGAGCTTCCAGCTCAAGTTCGCCGAGGCCATCGTCAAGATGGGCTCCATCGGCGTCCTCACGGGCAACGACGGCGAGGTTCGCAGCAACTGCAGAGTCGTCAACTGA